The Salminus brasiliensis chromosome 8, fSalBra1.hap2, whole genome shotgun sequence genome has a window encoding:
- the impg2a gene encoding interphotoreceptor matrix proteoglycan 2 isoform X2 — MLNLKLCFWDFLDAANWVPQVGESYKLLHSSEISWEKSLSEAFIEAPEGRGLLPRRKRNVLLSSGVRLCTRETIQQAIANHLKYYQLRVCQEMVWEAFKIFWDRLPKQGEYQHWMRQCQAGTVSAQEIATIFSQSEEHLALVHKKLLQTGLKMSQSGATTKELDSTPSGLPIMDVPTEIISDITGTVPPVTLAEVVSESVVEITAEAPSGITLTGEENESQINNEIELEAAAVPGSPLVEQRVELTGLLTGELWSEELSDPSSIQYHTLTQLFTQKISVALQKLTELKSVSVLEFRPQMHASGNEAVLVQYAVTLKTSGQEVSSETLDFINLQSNMVEGTFSDTEKPTVVYSLTDLRAYITDTLLVETSPEIDQHTKESQQSGAIDVLLVAKKKKEKEETGGELTKDNLLLDTTTLQEVEVGMKNDIILEEKIAPPPLVEEPNAGASKDKELQEELLLNSAKEPLPSVTTIPDPDVMDSEHASGSGAGEDDGKSVQHTGKDIVLTEVSADDYAFSTIHALTENMEEDLTSAEEAPVPLTTEITETVEIHIVNTHVQEQSVKVEETSSQKTKDVAVATVKKTDKKEHIEEEEDVNISIAIGEDGDGIVVKKDTPALEVTEDDLTKDEIILATTEPIKPVPPTPLSEKESPFTLITKVTTDKSEPTLPIKINIPEQDFHDIIIRNEEGSGITAVEYGNDQANFAMPTNPGRALMVFFSLRVTNMIFSDDLFNKSSPEYKALEQRFLELLVPYLQSNLSNFENLEILNFRNGSIVVNSRMKFGKPVPRGVTTAVYLILEDFCNTAYQTMNLAIDKYSLDVESGDQADPCKFQACNEFSECTVNRWSSEAECVCNAGYFSVDGLPCQSICEVQPDFCMNDGKCDIIPGQGAICRCRVGENWWYRGEHCEEYVSEPLVVGIAIASVAGFLLVASGVIFFLARALRDQYDKEETEDPIRRGDSIPSLERATKYNPMYESDATTGYSHYYQRYPEPPVHSSASAEASTDFSSEEIRHIYENSELTKEEIQDRIRIIELYTKDRQFADFVRQRQAALDTQRESSST, encoded by the exons atgttaaatttaAAATTGTGTTTTTGGGATTTTTTAGATGCCGCGAACTGGGTCCCCCAAGTAGGAGAGTCATACAAACTCTTGCACAGCTCTGAGATTTCATGGGAAAAGTCTCTATCTGAAGCATTTATTGAAGCACCTGAGGGCAGAGGACTTTTGCCACGAAGAAAACGCAATGTTCTTCTGTCTAGTGGAGTGCGACTCTGCACTCGGGAGACTATTCAACAAGCCATAGCTAACCATCTAAAATATTACCAGCTCAGAG tCTGCCAGGAGATGGTGTGGGAAGCATTCAAGATTTTTTGGGACCGGCTTCCTAAGCAAGGGGAGTATCAGCACTGGATGAGGCAATGCCAGGCCGGCACCGTTAGTGCACAAGAGATTGCCACTATATTCAGCCAGTCAGAGGAACATCTTGCTCTTGTTCACAAA AAGCTTCTTCAAACTGGattgaaaat GTCTCAATCTGGGGCTACAACTAAAGAGCTGGACAGTACCCCTTCAG GTTTACCAATCATGGACGTTCCAACAGAGATCATTTCAGACATCACAGGGACTGTACCCCCTGTGACTTTGGCTGAAGTTGTCTCAGAATCTGTAGTGGAAATTACTGCAGAAGCTCCATCTGGCATCACTTTAACAGGAGAAGAAAATGAG TCACAGATCAATAATGAGATTGAACTTGAGGCTGCTGCTGTGCCAGGAAGTCCACTGGTGGAACAGCGAGTGGAGCTCACCGGGCTGCTTACCGGAGAGCTGTGGAGCGAAGAGCTCTCAGACCCCAGTAGTATCCAatatcacacactcactcagctATTTACCCAAAAG ATTTCGGTTGCACTGCAGAAGCTGACTGAATTAAAAAGTGTATCTGTACTGGAGttcag gcCTCAGATGCATGCTTCAGG TAATGAGGCAGTACTGGTACAGTATGCAGTGACTCTTAAGACAAGCGGACAAGAGGTCAGCAGTGAGACTCTGGATTTCATCAACTTGCAGTCCAACATGGTTGAGGGCACCTTCAGTGACACAGAGAAACCCACTGTTGTGTACTCCCTTACTGACTTGCGTGCCTACATCACTGACACACTGCTTG TGGAAACATCTCCAGAGATTGACCAGCATACAAAGGAATCACAACAATCTGGGGCAATT gATGTGCTGCttgtagcaaaaaaaaaaaaagaaaaagaagaaacaggAGGAGAGCTTACTAAAGACAACTTGCTGCTAGACACCACTACATTACAGGAAGTAGAGGTGGGAATGAAAAATGACATCATTTTGGAGGAGAAAATTGCACCACCGCCTCTTGTTGAAGAGCCCAATGCTGGTGCCTCAAAAG ATAAGGAATTGCAGGAGGAATTGCTGTTAAACAGTGCTAAGGAACCTCTGCCCAGTGTGACTACCATACCAGACCCAGATGTCATGGACTCTGAACATGCTTCTGGGTCTGGAGCAGGGGAAGATGATGGGAAGTCAGTTCAACACACTGGCAAAGACATAGTTTTGACTGAAGTGTCAGCAGATGATTATGCATTCTCCACCATCCACGCCCTGACAGAGAATATGGAAGAGGATCTGACATCAGCTGAGGAAGCACCTGTCCCATTGACCACAGAGATTACAGAGACTGTAGAGATACATATTGTCAATACCCATGTGCAAGAGCAATCTGTGAAAGTAGAAGAGACTTCATCACAAAAGACTAAAGATGTCGCAGTAGCAACAGTGAAGAAAACTGATAAAAAAGAACACAttgaagaagaggaagatgtGAACATTTCCATAGCGATTGGGGAAGATGGGGATGGGATTGTTGTGAAAAAGGATACTCCAGCTCTTGAGGTCACAGAGGACGATCTCACTAAAGACGAGATAATTTTGGCCACCACAGAACCAATTAAGCCTGTTCCTCCCACACCTCTTTCAGAGAAAGAGTCACCCTTCACCCTCATTACCAAAGTAACCACGGACAAGTCTGAGCCCACTCTGCCCATTAAAATCAACATACCTGAGCAAGACTTTCACGACATAATAATCAGAAATGAAGAGGGTAGTGGGATAACTGCTGTTGAATATGGGAACGACCAGGCCAATTTTGCCATGCCAACAAACCCTGGACGTGCTCTCATGGTGTTTTTCAGTCTGCGAGTGACCAACATGATATTTTCAGATGATCTGTTCAATAAGAGTTCTCCGGAGTACAAGGCTCTGGAGCAGAGGTTTCTAGAGCTG CTGGTGCCATACTTGCAGTCGAACCTCAGTAACTTTGAGAATCTAGAGATACTGAACTTCAGAAATGGAAGCATTGTGGTGAACAGCCGTATGAAGTTTGGGAAGCCAGTACCTCGTGGAGTTACTACAGCTGTCTACTTGATCCTAGAGGACTTCTGCAACACAGCTTATCAGACCATGAACCTCGCCATAGACAAATACTCACTGGACGTGGAGTCAG GTGATCAGGCAGACCCTTGTAAGTTCCAGGCATGTAATGAATTTTCAGAATGTACTGTGAACCGCTGGTCCAGtgaggcagagtgtgtgtgtaatgcaggATATTTCAGCGTAGACGGCCTACCCTGCCAGAGCATTTGCGAGGTTCAGCCAGATTTCTGTATGAATGATGGCAAATGTGATATCATCCCAGGACAAGGAGCTATttgcag atgtCGTGTTGGGGAGAATTGGTGGTACAGAGGGGAGCACTGTGAGGAGTATGTGTCAGAGCCGCTGGTGGTGGGCATCGCCATTGCATCAGTGGCTGGCTTCCTTCTGGTCGCTTCAGGTGTCATCTTCTTCTTAGCCCGAGCATTGAGGGATCAGTATGACAAAGAGGAGACAGAGGACCCAATAAG GAGAGGAGACAGTATTCCTTCTTTGGAGAGGGCCACCAAGTATAATCCCATGTATGAGAGTGATGCGACGACAGGCTATAGCCATTACTACCAGCGCTACCCTGAGCCCCCAGTCCATAGCAGTGCTAGTGCTGAGGCTTCTACAGACTTTAGCAGTGAGGAGATACGCCACATCTATGAGAACAGTGAACTCACCAAGGAG GAGATTCAGGATCGAATTCGCATCATTGAGCTATATACTAAAGATCGACAGTTTGCTGACTTTGTAAGACAACGTCAGGC GGCTCTAGACACTCAGAGGGAGAGTTCATCTACATAA
- the impg2a gene encoding interphotoreceptor matrix proteoglycan 2 isoform X3, whose translation MLNLKLCFWDFLDAANWVPQVGESYKLLHSSEISWEKSLSEAFIEAPEGRGLLPRRKRNVLLSSGVRLCTRETIQQAIANHLKYYQLRVCQEMVWEAFKIFWDRLPKQGEYQHWMRQCQAGTVSAQEIATIFSQSEEHLALVHKKLLQTGLKIDTSKPPMCRSQSGATTKELDSTPSGLPIMDVPTEIISDITGTVPPVTLAEVVSESVVEITAEAPSGITLTGEENESQINNEIELEAAAVPGSPLVEQRVELTGLLTGELWSEELSDPSSIQYHTLTQLFTQKISVALQKLTELKSVSVLEFRPQMHASGNEAVLVQYAVTLKTSGQEVSSETLDFINLQSNMVEGTFSDTEKPTVVYSLTDLRAYITDTLLVETSPEIDQHTKESQQSGAIDVLLVAKKKKEKEETGGELTKDNLLLDTTTLQEVEVGMKNDIILEEKIAPPPLVEEPNAGASKDKELQEELLLNSAKEPLPSVTTIPDPDVMDSEHASGSGAGEDDGKSVQHTGKDIVLTEVSADDYAFSTIHALTENMEEDLTSAEEAPVPLTTEITETVEIHIVNTHVQEQSVKVEETSSQKTKDVAVATVKKTDKKEHIEEEEDVNISIAIGEDGDGIVVKKDTPALEVTEDDLTKDEIILATTEPIKPVPPTPLSEKESPFTLITKVTTDKSEPTLPIKINIPEQDFHDIIIRNEEGSGITAVEYGNDQANFAMPTNPGRALMVFFSLRVTNMIFSDDLFNKSSPEYKALEQRFLELLVPYLQSNLSNFENLEILNFRNGSIVVNSRMKFGKPVPRGVTTAVYLILEDFCNTAYQTMNLAIDKYSLDVESGDQADPYGLPCQSICEVQPDFCMNDGKCDIIPGQGAICRCRVGENWWYRGEHCEEYVSEPLVVGIAIASVAGFLLVASGVIFFLARALRDQYDKEETEDPIRRGDSIPSLERATKYNPMYESDATTGYSHYYQRYPEPPVHSSASAEASTDFSSEEIRHIYENSELTKEEIQDRIRIIELYTKDRQFADFVRQRQAALDTQRESSST comes from the exons atgttaaatttaAAATTGTGTTTTTGGGATTTTTTAGATGCCGCGAACTGGGTCCCCCAAGTAGGAGAGTCATACAAACTCTTGCACAGCTCTGAGATTTCATGGGAAAAGTCTCTATCTGAAGCATTTATTGAAGCACCTGAGGGCAGAGGACTTTTGCCACGAAGAAAACGCAATGTTCTTCTGTCTAGTGGAGTGCGACTCTGCACTCGGGAGACTATTCAACAAGCCATAGCTAACCATCTAAAATATTACCAGCTCAGAG tCTGCCAGGAGATGGTGTGGGAAGCATTCAAGATTTTTTGGGACCGGCTTCCTAAGCAAGGGGAGTATCAGCACTGGATGAGGCAATGCCAGGCCGGCACCGTTAGTGCACAAGAGATTGCCACTATATTCAGCCAGTCAGAGGAACATCTTGCTCTTGTTCACAAA AAGCTTCTTCAAACTGGattgaaaat tgATACATCTAAGCCCCCTATGTGCAG GTCTCAATCTGGGGCTACAACTAAAGAGCTGGACAGTACCCCTTCAG GTTTACCAATCATGGACGTTCCAACAGAGATCATTTCAGACATCACAGGGACTGTACCCCCTGTGACTTTGGCTGAAGTTGTCTCAGAATCTGTAGTGGAAATTACTGCAGAAGCTCCATCTGGCATCACTTTAACAGGAGAAGAAAATGAG TCACAGATCAATAATGAGATTGAACTTGAGGCTGCTGCTGTGCCAGGAAGTCCACTGGTGGAACAGCGAGTGGAGCTCACCGGGCTGCTTACCGGAGAGCTGTGGAGCGAAGAGCTCTCAGACCCCAGTAGTATCCAatatcacacactcactcagctATTTACCCAAAAG ATTTCGGTTGCACTGCAGAAGCTGACTGAATTAAAAAGTGTATCTGTACTGGAGttcag gcCTCAGATGCATGCTTCAGG TAATGAGGCAGTACTGGTACAGTATGCAGTGACTCTTAAGACAAGCGGACAAGAGGTCAGCAGTGAGACTCTGGATTTCATCAACTTGCAGTCCAACATGGTTGAGGGCACCTTCAGTGACACAGAGAAACCCACTGTTGTGTACTCCCTTACTGACTTGCGTGCCTACATCACTGACACACTGCTTG TGGAAACATCTCCAGAGATTGACCAGCATACAAAGGAATCACAACAATCTGGGGCAATT gATGTGCTGCttgtagcaaaaaaaaaaaaagaaaaagaagaaacaggAGGAGAGCTTACTAAAGACAACTTGCTGCTAGACACCACTACATTACAGGAAGTAGAGGTGGGAATGAAAAATGACATCATTTTGGAGGAGAAAATTGCACCACCGCCTCTTGTTGAAGAGCCCAATGCTGGTGCCTCAAAAG ATAAGGAATTGCAGGAGGAATTGCTGTTAAACAGTGCTAAGGAACCTCTGCCCAGTGTGACTACCATACCAGACCCAGATGTCATGGACTCTGAACATGCTTCTGGGTCTGGAGCAGGGGAAGATGATGGGAAGTCAGTTCAACACACTGGCAAAGACATAGTTTTGACTGAAGTGTCAGCAGATGATTATGCATTCTCCACCATCCACGCCCTGACAGAGAATATGGAAGAGGATCTGACATCAGCTGAGGAAGCACCTGTCCCATTGACCACAGAGATTACAGAGACTGTAGAGATACATATTGTCAATACCCATGTGCAAGAGCAATCTGTGAAAGTAGAAGAGACTTCATCACAAAAGACTAAAGATGTCGCAGTAGCAACAGTGAAGAAAACTGATAAAAAAGAACACAttgaagaagaggaagatgtGAACATTTCCATAGCGATTGGGGAAGATGGGGATGGGATTGTTGTGAAAAAGGATACTCCAGCTCTTGAGGTCACAGAGGACGATCTCACTAAAGACGAGATAATTTTGGCCACCACAGAACCAATTAAGCCTGTTCCTCCCACACCTCTTTCAGAGAAAGAGTCACCCTTCACCCTCATTACCAAAGTAACCACGGACAAGTCTGAGCCCACTCTGCCCATTAAAATCAACATACCTGAGCAAGACTTTCACGACATAATAATCAGAAATGAAGAGGGTAGTGGGATAACTGCTGTTGAATATGGGAACGACCAGGCCAATTTTGCCATGCCAACAAACCCTGGACGTGCTCTCATGGTGTTTTTCAGTCTGCGAGTGACCAACATGATATTTTCAGATGATCTGTTCAATAAGAGTTCTCCGGAGTACAAGGCTCTGGAGCAGAGGTTTCTAGAGCTG CTGGTGCCATACTTGCAGTCGAACCTCAGTAACTTTGAGAATCTAGAGATACTGAACTTCAGAAATGGAAGCATTGTGGTGAACAGCCGTATGAAGTTTGGGAAGCCAGTACCTCGTGGAGTTACTACAGCTGTCTACTTGATCCTAGAGGACTTCTGCAACACAGCTTATCAGACCATGAACCTCGCCATAGACAAATACTCACTGGACGTGGAGTCAG GTGATCAGGCAGACCCTT ACGGCCTACCCTGCCAGAGCATTTGCGAGGTTCAGCCAGATTTCTGTATGAATGATGGCAAATGTGATATCATCCCAGGACAAGGAGCTATttgcag atgtCGTGTTGGGGAGAATTGGTGGTACAGAGGGGAGCACTGTGAGGAGTATGTGTCAGAGCCGCTGGTGGTGGGCATCGCCATTGCATCAGTGGCTGGCTTCCTTCTGGTCGCTTCAGGTGTCATCTTCTTCTTAGCCCGAGCATTGAGGGATCAGTATGACAAAGAGGAGACAGAGGACCCAATAAG GAGAGGAGACAGTATTCCTTCTTTGGAGAGGGCCACCAAGTATAATCCCATGTATGAGAGTGATGCGACGACAGGCTATAGCCATTACTACCAGCGCTACCCTGAGCCCCCAGTCCATAGCAGTGCTAGTGCTGAGGCTTCTACAGACTTTAGCAGTGAGGAGATACGCCACATCTATGAGAACAGTGAACTCACCAAGGAG GAGATTCAGGATCGAATTCGCATCATTGAGCTATATACTAAAGATCGACAGTTTGCTGACTTTGTAAGACAACGTCAGGC GGCTCTAGACACTCAGAGGGAGAGTTCATCTACATAA
- the impg2a gene encoding interphotoreceptor matrix proteoglycan 2 isoform X1, whose product MLNLKLCFWDFLDAANWVPQVGESYKLLHSSEISWEKSLSEAFIEAPEGRGLLPRRKRNVLLSSGVRLCTRETIQQAIANHLKYYQLRVCQEMVWEAFKIFWDRLPKQGEYQHWMRQCQAGTVSAQEIATIFSQSEEHLALVHKKLLQTGLKIDTSKPPMCRSQSGATTKELDSTPSGLPIMDVPTEIISDITGTVPPVTLAEVVSESVVEITAEAPSGITLTGEENESQINNEIELEAAAVPGSPLVEQRVELTGLLTGELWSEELSDPSSIQYHTLTQLFTQKISVALQKLTELKSVSVLEFRPQMHASGNEAVLVQYAVTLKTSGQEVSSETLDFINLQSNMVEGTFSDTEKPTVVYSLTDLRAYITDTLLVETSPEIDQHTKESQQSGAIDVLLVAKKKKEKEETGGELTKDNLLLDTTTLQEVEVGMKNDIILEEKIAPPPLVEEPNAGASKDKELQEELLLNSAKEPLPSVTTIPDPDVMDSEHASGSGAGEDDGKSVQHTGKDIVLTEVSADDYAFSTIHALTENMEEDLTSAEEAPVPLTTEITETVEIHIVNTHVQEQSVKVEETSSQKTKDVAVATVKKTDKKEHIEEEEDVNISIAIGEDGDGIVVKKDTPALEVTEDDLTKDEIILATTEPIKPVPPTPLSEKESPFTLITKVTTDKSEPTLPIKINIPEQDFHDIIIRNEEGSGITAVEYGNDQANFAMPTNPGRALMVFFSLRVTNMIFSDDLFNKSSPEYKALEQRFLELLVPYLQSNLSNFENLEILNFRNGSIVVNSRMKFGKPVPRGVTTAVYLILEDFCNTAYQTMNLAIDKYSLDVESGDQADPCKFQACNEFSECTVNRWSSEAECVCNAGYFSVDGLPCQSICEVQPDFCMNDGKCDIIPGQGAICRCRVGENWWYRGEHCEEYVSEPLVVGIAIASVAGFLLVASGVIFFLARALRDQYDKEETEDPIRRGDSIPSLERATKYNPMYESDATTGYSHYYQRYPEPPVHSSASAEASTDFSSEEIRHIYENSELTKEEIQDRIRIIELYTKDRQFADFVRQRQAALDTQRESSST is encoded by the exons atgttaaatttaAAATTGTGTTTTTGGGATTTTTTAGATGCCGCGAACTGGGTCCCCCAAGTAGGAGAGTCATACAAACTCTTGCACAGCTCTGAGATTTCATGGGAAAAGTCTCTATCTGAAGCATTTATTGAAGCACCTGAGGGCAGAGGACTTTTGCCACGAAGAAAACGCAATGTTCTTCTGTCTAGTGGAGTGCGACTCTGCACTCGGGAGACTATTCAACAAGCCATAGCTAACCATCTAAAATATTACCAGCTCAGAG tCTGCCAGGAGATGGTGTGGGAAGCATTCAAGATTTTTTGGGACCGGCTTCCTAAGCAAGGGGAGTATCAGCACTGGATGAGGCAATGCCAGGCCGGCACCGTTAGTGCACAAGAGATTGCCACTATATTCAGCCAGTCAGAGGAACATCTTGCTCTTGTTCACAAA AAGCTTCTTCAAACTGGattgaaaat tgATACATCTAAGCCCCCTATGTGCAG GTCTCAATCTGGGGCTACAACTAAAGAGCTGGACAGTACCCCTTCAG GTTTACCAATCATGGACGTTCCAACAGAGATCATTTCAGACATCACAGGGACTGTACCCCCTGTGACTTTGGCTGAAGTTGTCTCAGAATCTGTAGTGGAAATTACTGCAGAAGCTCCATCTGGCATCACTTTAACAGGAGAAGAAAATGAG TCACAGATCAATAATGAGATTGAACTTGAGGCTGCTGCTGTGCCAGGAAGTCCACTGGTGGAACAGCGAGTGGAGCTCACCGGGCTGCTTACCGGAGAGCTGTGGAGCGAAGAGCTCTCAGACCCCAGTAGTATCCAatatcacacactcactcagctATTTACCCAAAAG ATTTCGGTTGCACTGCAGAAGCTGACTGAATTAAAAAGTGTATCTGTACTGGAGttcag gcCTCAGATGCATGCTTCAGG TAATGAGGCAGTACTGGTACAGTATGCAGTGACTCTTAAGACAAGCGGACAAGAGGTCAGCAGTGAGACTCTGGATTTCATCAACTTGCAGTCCAACATGGTTGAGGGCACCTTCAGTGACACAGAGAAACCCACTGTTGTGTACTCCCTTACTGACTTGCGTGCCTACATCACTGACACACTGCTTG TGGAAACATCTCCAGAGATTGACCAGCATACAAAGGAATCACAACAATCTGGGGCAATT gATGTGCTGCttgtagcaaaaaaaaaaaaagaaaaagaagaaacaggAGGAGAGCTTACTAAAGACAACTTGCTGCTAGACACCACTACATTACAGGAAGTAGAGGTGGGAATGAAAAATGACATCATTTTGGAGGAGAAAATTGCACCACCGCCTCTTGTTGAAGAGCCCAATGCTGGTGCCTCAAAAG ATAAGGAATTGCAGGAGGAATTGCTGTTAAACAGTGCTAAGGAACCTCTGCCCAGTGTGACTACCATACCAGACCCAGATGTCATGGACTCTGAACATGCTTCTGGGTCTGGAGCAGGGGAAGATGATGGGAAGTCAGTTCAACACACTGGCAAAGACATAGTTTTGACTGAAGTGTCAGCAGATGATTATGCATTCTCCACCATCCACGCCCTGACAGAGAATATGGAAGAGGATCTGACATCAGCTGAGGAAGCACCTGTCCCATTGACCACAGAGATTACAGAGACTGTAGAGATACATATTGTCAATACCCATGTGCAAGAGCAATCTGTGAAAGTAGAAGAGACTTCATCACAAAAGACTAAAGATGTCGCAGTAGCAACAGTGAAGAAAACTGATAAAAAAGAACACAttgaagaagaggaagatgtGAACATTTCCATAGCGATTGGGGAAGATGGGGATGGGATTGTTGTGAAAAAGGATACTCCAGCTCTTGAGGTCACAGAGGACGATCTCACTAAAGACGAGATAATTTTGGCCACCACAGAACCAATTAAGCCTGTTCCTCCCACACCTCTTTCAGAGAAAGAGTCACCCTTCACCCTCATTACCAAAGTAACCACGGACAAGTCTGAGCCCACTCTGCCCATTAAAATCAACATACCTGAGCAAGACTTTCACGACATAATAATCAGAAATGAAGAGGGTAGTGGGATAACTGCTGTTGAATATGGGAACGACCAGGCCAATTTTGCCATGCCAACAAACCCTGGACGTGCTCTCATGGTGTTTTTCAGTCTGCGAGTGACCAACATGATATTTTCAGATGATCTGTTCAATAAGAGTTCTCCGGAGTACAAGGCTCTGGAGCAGAGGTTTCTAGAGCTG CTGGTGCCATACTTGCAGTCGAACCTCAGTAACTTTGAGAATCTAGAGATACTGAACTTCAGAAATGGAAGCATTGTGGTGAACAGCCGTATGAAGTTTGGGAAGCCAGTACCTCGTGGAGTTACTACAGCTGTCTACTTGATCCTAGAGGACTTCTGCAACACAGCTTATCAGACCATGAACCTCGCCATAGACAAATACTCACTGGACGTGGAGTCAG GTGATCAGGCAGACCCTTGTAAGTTCCAGGCATGTAATGAATTTTCAGAATGTACTGTGAACCGCTGGTCCAGtgaggcagagtgtgtgtgtaatgcaggATATTTCAGCGTAGACGGCCTACCCTGCCAGAGCATTTGCGAGGTTCAGCCAGATTTCTGTATGAATGATGGCAAATGTGATATCATCCCAGGACAAGGAGCTATttgcag atgtCGTGTTGGGGAGAATTGGTGGTACAGAGGGGAGCACTGTGAGGAGTATGTGTCAGAGCCGCTGGTGGTGGGCATCGCCATTGCATCAGTGGCTGGCTTCCTTCTGGTCGCTTCAGGTGTCATCTTCTTCTTAGCCCGAGCATTGAGGGATCAGTATGACAAAGAGGAGACAGAGGACCCAATAAG GAGAGGAGACAGTATTCCTTCTTTGGAGAGGGCCACCAAGTATAATCCCATGTATGAGAGTGATGCGACGACAGGCTATAGCCATTACTACCAGCGCTACCCTGAGCCCCCAGTCCATAGCAGTGCTAGTGCTGAGGCTTCTACAGACTTTAGCAGTGAGGAGATACGCCACATCTATGAGAACAGTGAACTCACCAAGGAG GAGATTCAGGATCGAATTCGCATCATTGAGCTATATACTAAAGATCGACAGTTTGCTGACTTTGTAAGACAACGTCAGGC GGCTCTAGACACTCAGAGGGAGAGTTCATCTACATAA